In a single window of the Orenia metallireducens genome:
- a CDS encoding methyl-accepting chemotaxis protein produces the protein MTNDTVTIFAKNKRIATNVRKDGKRQVGTLVSEEVERRVLGEGRNYYGEANVAGHLYQTGYTPIKDNQGEIIGIWYVGASKEFVNQMISEVFNKVLLFSLIIPILIITAFYFIVLKLSKPMIEAADFANQIAQGNLELENLELKSEDEVGKLRTALNNMLNNLKEVVINISESVENLTASSEELSAAGDQMGEGADQVTKSVIEIATGAEDNSLQIEKISNSMGELNLEIESIENKTKDMNEISNNVLEDVKLGNQAIDHSI, from the coding sequence TTGACCAATGATACCGTAACTATCTTTGCTAAGAATAAGAGGATAGCTACCAATGTTAGAAAAGATGGAAAAAGGCAAGTGGGAACTTTAGTCTCTGAGGAAGTAGAAAGAAGAGTATTAGGAGAAGGCAGAAACTATTATGGAGAGGCTAATGTAGCAGGTCATCTTTATCAGACAGGTTATACTCCTATCAAAGATAATCAAGGAGAGATTATAGGAATTTGGTATGTAGGAGCTTCTAAAGAGTTTGTTAACCAGATGATTTCTGAGGTCTTTAACAAGGTATTGTTATTTAGTTTAATTATCCCTATATTAATTATAACTGCATTCTATTTTATTGTACTTAAATTATCTAAACCAATGATAGAGGCAGCAGACTTTGCTAATCAGATTGCTCAAGGTAATTTAGAGCTAGAAAATTTAGAGCTAAAGTCTGAAGATGAAGTAGGAAAATTAAGAACAGCACTTAATAATATGCTTAATAATCTAAAAGAGGTGGTTATTAATATTAGTGAATCTGTTGAGAATTTGACAGCCTCTAGCGAGGAGTTATCAGCAGCAGGAGATCAGATGGGTGAAGGTGCAGATCAAGTTACCAAATCTGTTATAGAGATAGCTACTGGAGCTGAGGATAATTCCTTACAGATTGAGAAGATATCTAATAGTATGGGGGAATTAAATCTAGAGATTGAAAGTATAGAAAATAAAACTAAGGATATGAACGAGATTTCTAATAATGTCTTAGAGGATGTAAAGCTAGGTAACCAAGCAATTGATCATTCTATTTAA
- the guaA gene encoding glutamine-hydrolyzing GMP synthase, translated as MSQNRNHELILVLDFGAQYSKLIARRVRECNVYSEVLPYNVSVDRIKELNPKGIIFSGGPASVYVEDAPYVDEEIFELGVPIFGICYGMQIMCHTLPGGKVERAESREYGRAMMHVKNKMDIFTDLGEELECWMSHGDRVTEVPTGFEIIGYTENSPAAAVGNQDKGFYGVQFHPEVVHTPRGTEIINNFLYNVCKCQGDWTTTNYIEETVAEIKERVGDAQVICGLSGGVDSSVAAALVHKAIGDQLTCIFVDHGLLRKNEGQEVEETFTKEFDINLVYVHAQERFLSKLAGVADPEEKRKIIGNEFIRVFEEESAKVGNAKFLVQGTIYSDVIESGGSEGASTIKSHHNVGGLPEDMEFKLIEPLRELFKDEVREVGSELGLPDEIVWRQPFPGPGLGIRVLGEVTADKLEILKEADYIYREEIKNAGLGREIWQYFAVLPPMRSVGVMGDGRTYCYTIGLRAVKSKDAMTADWARIPYEVLEKISTRITNEVPQVNRVVYDITSKPPATIEWE; from the coding sequence ATGAGCCAGAATAGAAATCATGAGTTGATTTTGGTATTAGACTTTGGGGCACAGTATAGTAAATTGATTGCTCGTAGAGTCAGAGAATGTAATGTTTATTCTGAGGTTTTACCTTATAATGTTTCTGTAGATAGAATTAAAGAGTTAAACCCAAAGGGGATTATCTTTTCGGGGGGACCAGCTAGTGTATATGTAGAGGATGCTCCTTATGTAGATGAGGAGATATTTGAGTTAGGTGTACCGATTTTTGGAATCTGTTATGGAATGCAAATCATGTGCCATACTTTGCCAGGAGGAAAGGTAGAGAGAGCGGAGAGTCGTGAGTATGGACGGGCAATGATGCATGTAAAGAATAAGATGGATATCTTTACTGATTTAGGTGAAGAGCTTGAATGTTGGATGAGCCATGGAGATAGAGTAACAGAAGTACCAACAGGATTTGAGATTATTGGATATACGGAAAATTCTCCAGCTGCTGCTGTAGGAAATCAAGATAAAGGATTTTATGGTGTTCAATTCCACCCAGAGGTAGTACATACTCCAAGAGGAACGGAGATAATCAATAATTTCTTGTACAATGTATGTAAATGCCAAGGAGATTGGACAACCACTAATTATATTGAAGAGACTGTTGCTGAAATCAAGGAAAGAGTAGGAGATGCTCAGGTTATCTGTGGACTATCTGGTGGAGTAGATTCTTCAGTAGCTGCTGCTTTAGTCCATAAAGCAATTGGAGACCAATTGACTTGTATCTTTGTAGACCATGGTCTATTAAGAAAGAATGAAGGTCAAGAGGTAGAGGAGACCTTTACTAAAGAATTTGATATTAATCTAGTTTATGTTCATGCTCAGGAACGTTTCTTATCTAAATTAGCTGGGGTAGCAGACCCAGAAGAGAAGCGTAAGATTATTGGTAATGAATTTATCAGAGTATTTGAAGAAGAGTCAGCTAAAGTTGGTAATGCTAAATTCTTAGTACAAGGAACTATTTACTCTGATGTAATTGAGAGTGGAGGTAGTGAAGGTGCTTCTACAATCAAGAGCCACCATAATGTAGGTGGGTTGCCAGAGGATATGGAGTTTAAATTAATTGAACCACTACGAGAGTTATTTAAAGATGAGGTACGTGAAGTAGGTTCAGAATTAGGGCTACCTGATGAGATTGTTTGGAGACAGCCATTCCCAGGTCCAGGTTTAGGAATTAGAGTTTTAGGAGAAGTGACTGCAGATAAGCTAGAGATTTTAAAAGAAGCAGATTATATCTATAGAGAAGAGATTAAAAATGCTGGTTTAGGCAGAGAGATTTGGCAGTACTTTGCTGTATTACCTCCAATGCGTAGTGTAGGTGTTATGGGTGATGGACGAACTTACTGTTATACAATCGGTTTAAGGGCTGTTAAGAGTAAAGATGCAATGACTGCTGACTGGGCTAGAATACCTTATGAAGTATTAGAGAAGATTTCTACTAGAATTACAAATGAAGTTCCACAAGTAAATAGGGTAGTTTATGATATTACCTCTAAACCACCTGCAACCATAGAGTGGGAATAA
- a CDS encoding energy-coupling factor transporter transmembrane component T family protein produces MRIKAKNRVLIYLIGVILILQISNLELLIGLLSILVVIALCNKSSKKVWQRFYFAIPFFLTIIVLGFFHTKGWQFTIQLSLKFLIIIIFNINLLSDFNENDLILAMKELKFPNLLIITIFFIFRYHKTFKAEMNRFILARKLRGRRTEKKFSIKEYSILAESIGAGVVRSIDKSDKVYQAMKLRGLNIETLIIEERE; encoded by the coding sequence ATGAGAATTAAGGCTAAGAATAGAGTACTTATCTACTTAATAGGAGTCATACTAATTTTGCAAATTAGTAATCTAGAGTTATTGATTGGATTATTAAGCATATTAGTTGTTATAGCTCTCTGTAATAAATCATCCAAGAAGGTATGGCAGAGGTTCTATTTTGCTATACCTTTTTTTCTAACCATTATAGTTTTAGGATTCTTTCATACAAAGGGTTGGCAATTTACTATTCAATTGAGTTTAAAATTCTTAATAATTATTATATTTAATATTAATCTGTTAAGTGATTTTAATGAGAATGACTTGATATTAGCAATGAAAGAGTTGAAATTCCCCAATTTACTTATTATCACAATCTTCTTCATCTTTAGATATCATAAAACCTTTAAGGCAGAGATGAATAGATTTATTCTAGCCCGTAAACTACGAGGAAGAAGAACAGAGAAGAAATTCTCTATAAAAGAATACTCTATACTGGCAGAAAGCATTGGGGCTGGAGTAGTTCGTTCAATTGATAAGAGTGATAAAGTTTATCAAGCGATGAAGCTGAGAGGACTAAATATAGAAACTTTGATTATAGAGGAAAGAGAGTAA
- the hypD gene encoding hydrogenase formation protein HypD, with protein MKYLEEFRDVATVKKMLYKLKLESNKKIKIMEVCGTHTMAIFRTGIRDLLPDNIELISGPGCPVCVTPQGYIDTAIELSKREDIIITTFADMMRVPGTDSSLQKQKALGANVRMVYSPLDAVKIAQDNPDKEVVFLAIGFETTIPTIALSVKRVEELNLNNYSILQSLKTMPATMEGLVLDEEIEIDGFICPGHVSTVIGVKPYEFLAEKYGVPAVVAGFESGDIVFALYKLLKMIQDREPKIENVYSRLVKYEGNQSAINIISDIFEVTNSQWRGLGEIKGSGLKLRNEYQNIDTEIKLGISISREKKLKGCICGEVLKGKKTPLECKLFSKACTPVNPIGACMVSEEGTCAAYYKYGKK; from the coding sequence ATGAAGTACTTAGAAGAATTTAGAGATGTAGCAACAGTTAAGAAAATGTTATATAAGTTGAAGCTAGAGAGTAATAAAAAGATTAAGATAATGGAAGTCTGTGGAACTCACACTATGGCAATCTTTAGAACAGGGATTAGAGACCTATTGCCAGATAATATCGAGCTAATCTCTGGACCTGGTTGCCCTGTCTGTGTAACACCTCAGGGTTATATAGATACAGCAATTGAATTATCTAAAAGAGAAGATATAATAATAACAACTTTTGCTGATATGATGAGAGTACCTGGGACTGATAGTTCTTTGCAGAAACAGAAGGCTTTAGGTGCTAATGTTAGGATGGTCTATTCTCCCCTTGATGCAGTTAAGATTGCTCAAGATAACCCTGATAAAGAGGTTGTTTTTCTGGCTATAGGTTTTGAGACTACCATTCCTACGATTGCATTGAGTGTCAAGAGAGTAGAAGAGTTAAATCTAAATAATTATTCTATCCTTCAATCTCTAAAGACTATGCCTGCTACTATGGAAGGTCTGGTCTTAGACGAAGAGATAGAGATTGATGGGTTTATCTGCCCTGGTCATGTTAGCACTGTTATTGGAGTTAAGCCCTATGAATTTTTAGCAGAGAAATATGGAGTTCCAGCAGTAGTAGCAGGGTTTGAATCTGGAGATATTGTCTTTGCCTTATATAAACTATTGAAGATGATCCAAGATAGAGAACCTAAAATTGAGAATGTATATAGTAGATTAGTAAAGTATGAAGGTAACCAATCAGCTATTAATATTATCTCTGATATATTTGAAGTTACAAATAGCCAATGGCGAGGTCTTGGAGAGATAAAAGGTTCAGGATTGAAGCTTAGAAATGAATATCAGAACATTGATACAGAGATCAAGCTTGGAATTAGCATATCTCGAGAGAAGAAACTTAAGGGTTGTATATGTGGTGAAGTACTTAAGGGGAAGAAGACCCCTTTAGAATGTAAATTATTCTCTAAAGCATGTACCCCAGTAAATCCAATAGGAGCATGTATGGTCTCTGAGGAAGGAACCTGTGCTGCTTATTATAAATATGGAAAGAAATAA
- the nikR gene encoding nickel-responsive transcriptional regulator NikR — MSELVRFGVSIEEKLLEKFDEMIEGSYNNRSEAIRDLIRDKIVEERCQDSEEEAVGSLTLIYNHHQRGLTDKMLKLQHHYHHLFKSNLHLHLSHDYCLEVIVVEGKTEEIEDISKKLIALKGIKHGKLTLTTIE; from the coding sequence ATGTCTGAATTAGTACGTTTTGGAGTTTCTATTGAAGAGAAATTATTAGAGAAGTTTGATGAGATGATAGAAGGTAGTTATAATAATCGTTCCGAAGCTATTAGGGATTTGATTAGAGATAAGATTGTTGAGGAGAGATGCCAAGATAGTGAGGAAGAGGCAGTAGGTTCACTGACATTAATCTATAATCATCACCAACGGGGCTTAACAGATAAGATGCTTAAATTACAGCATCACTATCACCATTTATTTAAATCTAATCTACATCTCCACCTATCCCATGATTATTGTTTAGAGGTGATTGTGGTAGAGGGAAAGACTGAGGAGATTGAGGATATATCTAAGAAGTTGATTGCTTTAAAAGGGATTAAGCATGGAAAGCTTACTCTTACGACAATTGAATAG
- a CDS encoding energy-coupling factor ABC transporter ATP-binding protein, whose protein sequence is MKRNKELILEVNKLNFSYEDELFLKDISFSINKNQPTIFLGANGAGKSTLFFNLLRVYSPDTGEVLFKGEDLSKIDEKIVRQKMAYLFQNPDDQVFAPTVEEDILFGPRQFGLSIDEIQNKLAELVNLLKIENLLKKNPHHLSYGEKRRVALAGVLIMEPEIIFLDEPLAFLDPLGAQTLIEILDRLIAEGKTIVIATHDLNFAAEWGEKFIILDDGEVAAQGGVEILRDGITTFANTLPIVSQLFKGLVADEELPVSIEEGRELLKKLVK, encoded by the coding sequence GTGAAAAGAAATAAAGAACTAATCTTAGAAGTAAATAAATTGAACTTCTCTTATGAAGATGAGCTATTTTTAAAGGATATTTCCTTCTCTATTAATAAGAATCAGCCTACTATATTTCTAGGAGCAAATGGTGCTGGGAAATCAACCTTATTCTTTAATCTGTTAAGAGTTTATTCTCCAGACACTGGAGAGGTCCTCTTTAAAGGAGAGGATTTATCTAAGATAGATGAAAAGATTGTTCGACAGAAGATGGCTTATCTCTTTCAAAATCCTGATGACCAGGTCTTTGCTCCAACAGTAGAAGAGGATATTCTATTTGGACCTAGGCAATTTGGGTTATCTATAGATGAAATTCAAAATAAGTTAGCAGAACTGGTGAATTTATTAAAGATAGAAAATCTTTTAAAGAAGAATCCCCATCATTTAAGTTATGGAGAGAAGAGAAGAGTTGCATTAGCAGGTGTTTTAATAATGGAGCCTGAAATAATCTTTTTAGATGAACCTTTAGCTTTTTTAGATCCATTAGGAGCTCAAACTTTAATTGAAATACTGGATAGGCTTATTGCAGAGGGTAAGACGATAGTTATAGCTACCCATGATTTGAATTTTGCGGCTGAATGGGGAGAGAAGTTTATAATTTTAGATGATGGTGAAGTGGCTGCTCAAGGAGGAGTGGAGATATTGAGAGATGGGATTACAACCTTTGCCAATACTTTACCAATAGTTAGTCAATTATTTAAAGGTTTGGTAGCAGATGAAGAGCTGCCTGTTAGTATTGAAGAGGGGCGTGAATTATTAAAAAAATTAGTAAAATAA
- a CDS encoding twin-arginine translocase TatA/TatE family subunit, whose amino-acid sequence MLGIGIPELILILVIALVIFGPSKLPEIGAAIGKGIREFKKATSNIEESISNTDEDKE is encoded by the coding sequence ATGCTAGGGATAGGCATTCCAGAATTAATATTAATTTTAGTAATTGCATTAGTTATTTTTGGTCCTAGTAAGTTACCTGAAATTGGTGCTGCGATCGGTAAAGGGATTAGAGAGTTTAAAAAGGCAACATCAAATATTGAAGAATCTATATCAAATACTGATGAAGATAAAGAATAG
- a CDS encoding energy-coupling factor ABC transporter permease has protein sequence MHIPDGFLDLKTCIGTYLGTAGALKFSLDKLKNNFAEEKIPLLGLLGAFIFAAQMINLPIAAGTSGHLLGGVLAMLVVGPWAATIVITAILVIQAIFFMDGGITVLGANIFNMAVVQVFAGYGLYIALQRITKSAKVSVFLAAFLATVISAAVAALELAISGTIALDLVLPTMIGWHLLVGLIEGTITVLIVSYLERVIPNRLELLNYRVGDCGAH, from the coding sequence ATGCATATACCAGATGGTTTTTTAGATTTAAAGACCTGTATAGGAACCTATTTGGGTACAGCAGGAGCTTTGAAGTTTAGTTTAGATAAGCTTAAGAATAATTTTGCTGAGGAGAAGATTCCCTTATTAGGCTTATTAGGTGCCTTTATCTTTGCAGCACAAATGATTAATCTACCGATTGCTGCTGGTACTTCTGGTCATTTATTAGGTGGGGTATTGGCTATGCTGGTAGTTGGTCCTTGGGCTGCAACTATAGTAATTACTGCTATCTTAGTGATTCAGGCTATCTTCTTTATGGATGGTGGGATTACTGTGTTAGGGGCCAATATCTTTAATATGGCTGTGGTTCAAGTCTTTGCGGGATATGGACTCTATATTGCCTTGCAGAGGATAACTAAATCTGCTAAGGTGAGTGTATTTTTAGCAGCATTTTTAGCAACTGTAATCTCAGCGGCTGTTGCAGCATTGGAATTGGCTATCTCTGGAACTATTGCTTTGGATTTAGTCTTACCTACTATGATAGGCTGGCATCTTTTAGTAGGTCTGATTGAAGGGACGATCACTGTCTTAATAGTAAGTTATTTAGAACGGGTTATTCCAAATAGATTAGAGCTGTTAAATTATAGGGTAGGTGATTGTGGTGCTCACTAA
- the hypE gene encoding hydrogenase expression/formation protein HypE — protein sequence MDVITLAHGSGGKLTHQLIDGIFQQYFDNEILGQKNDSALLPEVNGKIAVTTDSFVINPIFFNGGDIGKISVCGTVNDLAMSGAKPLYLTVGFIIEEGLAIEDLRKIVKSIAKTAKEAGVKIVTGDTKVVEQGNADKIYINTTGIGVVTRDIYIGGEMAEPGDKVIINGTLGDHGASIMAQRGDLDFDFSTESDCCLLNNLIEDILNTSNNVKVLRDPTRGGLATTLNEIASQSQVAIELEEEQIPIKAEVRSLCEILGVDPLYLANEGKVIVIVSEEDVEKVLEVMRKNPMGEDAQIIGTIVDSNDSNVYLKTGLGGTRILNMLAGELLPRIC from the coding sequence ATGGATGTAATTACTTTAGCCCATGGTAGTGGTGGAAAGCTAACCCATCAATTGATAGATGGCATTTTTCAGCAGTATTTTGATAATGAAATATTAGGGCAGAAGAATGATTCAGCATTACTACCAGAGGTAAATGGGAAAATAGCTGTAACTACAGATTCCTTTGTTATCAATCCAATATTCTTCAATGGTGGGGATATAGGTAAGATATCAGTTTGTGGTACAGTCAATGACTTAGCTATGAGTGGGGCTAAGCCTTTATATTTAACAGTAGGTTTTATTATAGAGGAAGGATTGGCTATTGAAGATTTAAGAAAGATAGTTAAATCTATAGCTAAGACTGCTAAAGAGGCAGGAGTTAAGATAGTAACTGGTGATACTAAGGTGGTAGAACAGGGAAATGCTGATAAGATTTATATCAATACCACTGGAATAGGAGTAGTTACAAGAGATATTTATATTGGTGGAGAGATGGCAGAGCCTGGAGATAAGGTAATTATCAATGGAACTTTGGGAGACCATGGAGCTAGTATCATGGCACAAAGAGGAGATTTAGACTTTGATTTCTCTACGGAGAGTGATTGTTGCTTATTGAATAATCTGATTGAAGATATTTTAAATACCAGTAATAATGTAAAGGTATTAAGAGATCCAACTCGAGGAGGTTTAGCAACTACTTTAAATGAGATAGCTAGTCAGAGTCAGGTTGCTATCGAGCTTGAAGAAGAACAGATACCTATCAAAGCAGAGGTAAGGAGCTTATGTGAAATCTTAGGAGTTGACCCCTTATATCTAGCTAATGAAGGTAAAGTAATCGTTATAGTGTCAGAAGAGGATGTAGAGAAGGTATTAGAAGTGATGAGAAAGAATCCAATGGGGGAAGATGCCCAAATAATTGGAACTATAGTAGATAGTAATGATAGTAATGTTTATCTAAAGACAGGACTGGGAGGAACTCGTATCTTAAATATGTTAGCTGGAGAGCTATTACCAAGAATCTGTTAA
- a CDS encoding NCS2 family permease gives MASFLERTFKLSENKTDMKTEILAGITTFMTMAYILIVNPNILSATGMDKGALFTATALAAVIGTLVMALMANYPFALAPGMGLNAFFAFTVAAKYGWKMALTAVLVEGIIFIILTFVNVREAIFNSIPTNLKYAVSAGIGLFIALIGFQNAGIIKADPATYIALGDITHVTVVLAIIGVIITAILVVKQVKGAILVGIFATYALGIIAQLLGIYEVNPEIMQFNLMPTTLYSAPPSISSIAFKFDFTKIFTLEFLAVIFAFLFVDLFDTIGTLIGVSSKAGYLNEEGKLPNIKQALFADAIATTTGAMLGTSTTTTYVESAAGVADGGRTGLTSFTTAVLFGLALLFSPIFLAVPSFATAPALIIVGFYMLDSVKHINFDDFSEGIPAFFTMIAMPFTYSISEGIVFGVVSYVVIKLFTGRSKDTHPLMYVLAVAFVLKYIFMG, from the coding sequence ATGGCTAGTTTCTTAGAAAGAACGTTTAAATTAAGTGAGAACAAAACAGATATGAAGACTGAGATTCTTGCAGGAATTACTACTTTTATGACAATGGCGTATATTTTGATTGTTAACCCTAATATTTTGAGTGCGACAGGTATGGACAAGGGTGCTTTATTTACAGCTACTGCACTTGCAGCAGTAATTGGTACTTTGGTTATGGCCTTGATGGCTAACTATCCTTTTGCTTTAGCACCAGGAATGGGGCTTAATGCTTTCTTTGCTTTTACAGTTGCAGCAAAGTATGGATGGAAGATGGCTTTGACAGCTGTATTGGTGGAAGGGATTATCTTTATTATTTTAACCTTTGTTAATGTTCGTGAGGCGATATTTAATTCAATTCCAACTAATTTAAAATATGCAGTAAGTGCAGGTATTGGTTTATTTATTGCTCTTATTGGTTTTCAAAATGCTGGTATAATTAAGGCTGACCCAGCAACTTATATAGCATTAGGAGATATAACTCATGTAACTGTAGTATTAGCAATTATTGGGGTTATTATTACAGCTATTCTTGTTGTTAAACAGGTAAAAGGAGCTATCTTAGTTGGTATCTTTGCAACTTATGCTCTAGGAATAATAGCTCAATTATTAGGAATTTATGAGGTTAATCCTGAGATTATGCAATTTAATTTAATGCCAACTACTTTATATTCAGCTCCACCAAGTATCAGTTCAATTGCTTTTAAATTTGATTTTACAAAGATATTTACTTTAGAATTTTTAGCGGTTATTTTTGCATTCTTATTTGTAGATTTGTTTGATACTATCGGTACTTTAATTGGTGTATCATCTAAAGCAGGTTATCTTAATGAAGAAGGTAAATTGCCAAATATTAAACAAGCTCTTTTTGCAGATGCTATCGCTACAACGACAGGAGCAATGCTTGGTACTTCTACAACAACAACTTATGTTGAAAGTGCAGCTGGTGTAGCAGATGGTGGGCGTACCGGTTTAACTTCGTTTACTACAGCAGTACTTTTTGGATTGGCTTTATTATTCTCCCCAATCTTTTTAGCAGTACCATCCTTTGCGACAGCACCAGCCTTGATTATTGTTGGTTTTTACATGCTTGACAGTGTAAAACACATTAATTTTGATGATTTTTCAGAAGGTATTCCAGCATTCTTTACAATGATTGCTATGCCATTTACCTATAGCATCTCTGAAGGTATAGTATTTGGTGTAGTTTCTTATGTAGTAATCAAATTATTTACAGGAAGGTCTAAGGATACACATCCACTTATGTATGTATTAGCAGTAGCCTTTGTTCTAAAATATATCTTTATGGGATAA
- a CDS encoding methyl-accepting chemotaxis protein has translation MKISAQDVSGIIFALGENSKEIDEIVNLIGNIAEQTNLLALNAAIEAARAGEYGRGFAVVADEIRELAEESSVATSNIAKLIRNIQNQVDKAVEQMKNSEGVVSDSVESIEETVDRFKDIKEIALELSQVIQSVTFNIDSMNHKSHDIKNAIDNMASVTEEFAANTEEVSASSQQQSAITQEIISSSQELAIMSTDLSKLVDRFKF, from the coding sequence ATGAAGATAAGTGCCCAAGATGTTTCTGGAATTATATTTGCCTTAGGTGAAAATTCTAAAGAGATAGATGAGATAGTAAATTTAATTGGCAATATAGCAGAACAAACTAACTTATTGGCTTTAAATGCAGCTATTGAAGCAGCACGAGCTGGAGAGTATGGTCGTGGTTTTGCAGTTGTAGCTGATGAGATTAGAGAATTGGCTGAGGAATCTTCAGTAGCTACTAGTAATATAGCTAAACTGATTAGGAATATTCAAAATCAGGTAGATAAGGCTGTTGAACAGATGAAAAATAGTGAAGGGGTAGTCAGTGATAGTGTTGAATCTATTGAAGAGACTGTTGATAGATTTAAAGATATTAAAGAGATTGCCTTAGAATTAAGTCAAGTTATTCAAAGTGTAACTTTTAATATAGATAGTATGAATCATAAGAGCCATGACATTAAAAATGCTATTGATAATATGGCTTCAGTAACTGAAGAATTTGCAGCTAATACTGAGGAGGTTTCTGCTTCTAGTCAACAGCAGTCTGCTATTACTCAAGAGATTATCAGCTCCTCACAAGAGTTAGCGATTATGTCTACTGATTTATCAAAATTAGTAGATAGGTTTAAATTTTAA
- a CDS encoding HypC/HybG/HupF family hydrogenase formation chaperone — translation MCVAVPVEVIEVSDSEATVDFGGVKKQVNILLVPDVEVGDYVLLHSGCAMQKLDKEEAEKTLELFRELAEHE, via the coding sequence ATGTGTGTAGCTGTACCAGTAGAAGTAATTGAAGTATCAGATTCAGAAGCTACTGTTGACTTTGGAGGAGTAAAGAAGCAGGTTAATATTCTCTTAGTACCTGATGTAGAGGTTGGAGATTATGTATTACTCCATTCTGGTTGTGCAATGCAGAAGCTTGATAAAGAGGAAGCTGAGAAGACCTTAGAGTTATTTAGAGAATTAGCTGAGCATGAGTAG
- a CDS encoding PDGLE domain-containing protein, with protein MIVVLTNKVFLWIVGVILLLAFFNSVLASSHSDGLERVAEDLGFIDYAKDSFSIFSDYQLPIGDGLVATGLAGLLGVGLTYMTLTLLAKGIINKKVVKQDEN; from the coding sequence GTGATTGTGGTGCTCACTAACAAAGTTTTCTTGTGGATTGTTGGAGTTATCTTATTGTTAGCTTTCTTTAACTCAGTTTTAGCTTCCTCCCATTCTGATGGCTTAGAGAGGGTGGCAGAGGATTTAGGTTTTATTGATTATGCCAAAGATAGTTTTTCTATATTCTCTGATTATCAGCTACCGATAGGCGATGGATTAGTTGCAACAGGATTAGCAGGACTTTTAGGTGTAGGGCTTACATATATGACTTTAACTTTGCTTGCTAAAGGGATTATAAATAAGAAGGTAGTCAAGCAAGATGAGAATTAA
- the tatC gene encoding twin-arginine translocase subunit TatC, whose product MEDMQMSIIEHLAELRKRIVISIGGLIFFSILGYSFITDILKIFTKPVGKDLVYLVPTEAFFTQLKLSMFVGFLLALPIILYQIWRFVLPGLKKEEKRYLLVLVPLSYIFFLIGVAFAFFIVIPFGIKFFLGFSSDGLEAMFSLNKYISFIIKILIPFGIIFELPLLITLLVKLNLITSNFLKNKRRYVIVSIFVLSAILTPPDIISQAMMAVPLIFLYEFSIVVARIIE is encoded by the coding sequence ATGGAAGATATGCAGATGTCTATAATTGAACATTTAGCAGAATTAAGAAAGAGAATAGTAATATCTATTGGAGGGTTAATATTCTTTTCAATATTGGGTTATTCTTTTATAACAGATATATTAAAAATCTTTACTAAACCAGTTGGTAAAGATCTAGTCTATTTAGTACCAACAGAGGCCTTCTTTACTCAGTTAAAGCTTTCCATGTTTGTCGGTTTCTTATTGGCATTACCAATAATTCTTTATCAAATTTGGAGGTTTGTGCTGCCAGGTCTTAAAAAGGAAGAGAAGAGATACTTACTTGTTCTAGTACCTCTATCCTATATATTCTTTCTGATTGGAGTAGCCTTTGCCTTTTTTATAGTAATTCCTTTTGGAATTAAATTCTTCTTAGGATTTTCCTCTGATGGTTTAGAGGCTATGTTTTCATTGAATAAGTATATCTCTTTTATTATCAAAATTTTAATTCCTTTTGGTATTATTTTTGAACTACCATTATTAATAACACTATTAGTAAAACTAAATCTCATTACATCTAATTTTTTAAAAAATAAACGTAGATATGTAATTGTAAGTATATTTGTCTTATCAGCTATCTTGACACCACCAGATATAATATCTCAAGCTATGATGGCAGTACCATTGATTTTTCTTTATGAGTTTAGTATTGTTGTTGCACGGATAATAGAATAA